In a genomic window of candidate division WOR-3 bacterium:
- a CDS encoding M55 family metallopeptidase, whose translation MRVFISIDIEGIEGIVSLDHTRREGKDYEKARKWMTNHLLSVINSLKKNGVEEIIVNDSHGEMINILFDEIPENVRLITGNLKKLSMVEGVEGCDAGIFLGYHSRAGSRGVLDHTYFGRVIYEVRINDKPVGEFTINAYIAGNFDVPIIFLTGDDEVIKEARAIIPEIEYVITKEARGRFSAMHFPIPKIEKEINLNIKKAIDKYKNKVIKPLKIIGKVKIEADFLNTGMADIAEIMPKTKRVSPRTLSYEAENIIEAFYALRTWIGLASNLV comes from the coding sequence ATGAGAGTTTTTATATCAATTGACATTGAGGGAATAGAAGGTATTGTCTCCTTAGACCATACAAGAAGAGAAGGAAAGGATTACGAGAAAGCAAGAAAATGGATGACAAATCATCTCCTATCTGTTATTAATTCTTTAAAGAAAAATGGAGTTGAAGAAATTATTGTTAATGATTCCCATGGTGAAATGATAAATATTTTATTTGATGAAATTCCTGAAAATGTTAGATTAATAACAGGAAATTTAAAGAAACTTTCCATGGTGGAAGGTGTTGAAGGGTGTGATGCAGGGATTTTTTTAGGCTATCATTCAAGAGCAGGAAGTAGAGGAGTTTTGGACCACACTTATTTTGGAAGAGTTATCTATGAAGTAAGAATAAACGATAAACCTGTAGGAGAGTTTACAATTAATGCCTATATAGCTGGGAATTTTGATGTTCCAATAATATTTTTAACAGGAGATGATGAAGTTATAAAGGAAGCAAGAGCAATTATTCCGGAAATTGAATATGTTATTACAAAAGAAGCAAGAGGTAGATTTTCAGCAATGCATTTTCCCATTCCTAAAATTGAAAAAGAAATAAATTTGAATATAAAAAAGGCGATCGATAAATATAAAAATAAAGTTATAAAACCTTTGAAAATAATTGGAAAAGTAAAAATAGAAGCAGATTTCCTAAATACTGGTATGGCTGATATTGCTGAGATTATGCCTAAAACAAAGAGAGTTTCCCCGAGAACTTTAAGTTATGAAGCTGAAAACATAATTGAAGCCTTTTATGCTTTAAGAACCTGGATAGGTCTTGCAAGTAATTTAGTTTAA
- the mdh gene encoding malate dehydrogenase, translated as MKEKVYIIGAGFVGAECANELARKDFCDVVLIDILEGIPQGKSLDMTHANPIRYISPNIKGQNSYDGIEEAKVIVITAGVPRKPGMTREELLDTNFNIIKSVIGEIKKKNNHAILIIVTNPLDAMTYAAYKLSGFERERVIGMAGVLDSTRFRAFLAMELGVAYEDVSAITLGTHGDLMVPLPKYATVGGIPVTHLLPKEKIDLIVDRTRKAGTEIVSLLKTGSAYYAPGVSTAIMVESIIKDKKRILSASVLLKGEYGIKDIFVGVPVVLGEKGVERVIEMKLEPDEMEALKKSAEHVKKMQEEIDKKL; from the coding sequence ATGAAAGAAAAAGTTTATATAATCGGAGCTGGCTTTGTAGGAGCAGAATGTGCTAATGAGTTGGCAAGAAAAGATTTCTGCGATGTTGTTTTAATTGATATTCTTGAAGGAATTCCTCAGGGAAAATCTCTTGATATGACCCATGCTAATCCTATAAGATACATATCACCAAATATAAAAGGGCAAAATAGTTACGATGGAATTGAGGAGGCAAAAGTAATTGTTATAACAGCAGGTGTTCCAAGAAAACCTGGAATGACAAGAGAAGAATTACTTGATACCAATTTTAATATAATAAAAAGTGTAATAGGGGAAATAAAAAAGAAAAATAATCATGCAATTTTGATAATTGTTACAAATCCCCTTGATGCTATGACATACGCTGCTTACAAATTATCTGGTTTTGAAAGAGAAAGGGTAATTGGGATGGCTGGTGTTCTTGATTCAACAAGATTTAGAGCTTTTCTTGCAATGGAGCTCGGTGTTGCTTATGAAGATGTTTCAGCAATAACACTTGGAACACATGGAGATTTAATGGTACCCCTTCCAAAATATGCAACAGTTGGGGGAATTCCTGTAACCCATCTTTTACCAAAGGAAAAAATAGATTTAATTGTTGATAGGACAAGAAAAGCTGGGACTGAAATAGTTTCACTTTTAAAAACAGGCAGTGCCTATTATGCTCCGGGTGTTTCAACAGCAATTATGGTGGAATCAATAATTAAGGACAAAAAGAGGATTCTTTCAGCATCAGTTTTATTAAAAGGAGAATATGGAATAAAAGACATTTTTGTTGGAGTTCCTGTGGTTTTAGGAGAAAAAGGTGTTGAAAGAGTTATTGAAATGAAACTTGAACCAGATGAAATGGAAGCTCTTAAAAAATCAGCGGAACATGTCAAAAAAATGCAGGAGGAAATAGACAAAAAGCTATAA
- a CDS encoding N-acetylmuramoyl-L-alanine amidase, translated as MHIIKREEWLKKGFTGRVNKVLKHPFYVIHHTATSQKEYNGDINYLDRMHRERGFLLIGYHFIIGVDGKIFEGRKIGEEGAHTKRFNHSLGIALIGNFEEENIEIKQTESLLNLMNFLDNHFLINKFTFHFILNENTLCGRKIYEKIIKNKNKKFFNFPEDLFYNLLWVQSPK; from the coding sequence TTGCATATTATAAAAAGGGAGGAGTGGTTAAAAAAGGGGTTCACAGGGAGAGTAAATAAAGTATTAAAACATCCCTTTTATGTTATACATCATACAGCAACATCTCAGAAGGAATATAATGGAGATATAAACTATTTAGACAGAATGCACAGAGAAAGGGGGTTTTTATTAATAGGTTATCATTTTATAATAGGGGTTGATGGAAAAATTTTTGAAGGGAGGAAAATAGGGGAAGAGGGTGCACATACTAAAAGATTCAATCATTCTCTTGGTATTGCCCTTATTGGAAATTTTGAAGAAGAAAATATTGAAATTAAGCAGACTGAATCTCTTTTAAATCTTATGAATTTCTTAGATAATCATTTTCTTATTAACAAATTTACCTTTCATTTTATCTTAAATGAAAATACTTTATGTGGAAGAAAAATTTATGAAAAAATAATAAAAAACAAAAATAAAAAATTTTTTAATTTTCCAGAGGATTTATTTTATAATTTATTGTGGGTTCAATCCCCTAAATAG
- the gyrA gene encoding DNA gyrase subunit A — protein MSERIISAPIEDEMTISYIDYAMSVIVGRALPDVRDGLKPVHRRILYAMYEAGLLPTRPFKKSATVVGDVLGKYHPHGDMAVYDALVRMAQDFSLRYPLIEGQGNFGSIDGDPPAAYRYTEARLSKIAMEMLRDIDKEVVDFVPNFDGRLKEPVVLPSLLPNLIVNGSTGIAVGMSTNIPPHNLTETVNALLYLIEKPDCKDEEIFEIIKGPDFPTGGIILGRKGIIDYFKTGRGTITVRARYYIEEKGRKKIIFTEIPYLVNKSSLLERIAELVREKKIEGIQDIRDESDREGLRIVVELKKGVSEKFVLNQLFKYTQLQDRFGVIMLALSDNEPKVLSLRELLNYYLKHREEVTIRKTQFLLKKAEERAHIIEGLKIALKDIDRVIELIKKSKDPREAKEKLMKEFKLTEVQAQAILDMKLQTLTRLEMSKIEEEYEKLIKEIERLKGILENKSLLMEEIKKELIEIIEKYGDKRRTDIEEEEPEEIDIEKLIKKEKILILLSKNGYIKRVQGSYLKTQTRGTQGQKGLLLDEDDFPEDVFYAFSHDYVIFVSNKGKVYSLKAYEIPESGLRGKGKPVNTILNLSENEKIVDMIPVSEFKKGLYLFLVTKKGIIKKVDLELFKNAGKRGIIAQGLKEGDETIDGILVRDEDDIILLKSNGLATRIKSKIIRPMGRTGYGVIGINTKDAECVAGTLIGDDSLLVVTEKGYGKRFSPKEIQAKGRGTKGMIVQKVNEKTGKAIWIRSFSPKDHLVLLTSSSKLLRQKAEDIPLISRSTRGVKLIKVKEEDKIVGCARIPYEEEIDV, from the coding sequence ATGTCTGAAAGAATTATCAGTGCTCCAATAGAAGATGAAATGACCATAAGTTATATAGATTATGCAATGAGTGTTATTGTCGGAAGAGCCCTTCCTGATGTAAGAGACGGATTAAAACCTGTTCATAGAAGAATTTTGTATGCAATGTATGAAGCAGGTTTATTACCTACAAGACCCTTCAAAAAGAGCGCAACAGTGGTAGGTGATGTTCTTGGTAAATACCATCCTCACGGTGATATGGCAGTATATGACGCTCTTGTAAGAATGGCCCAGGATTTTTCTCTGAGATACCCTCTAATTGAAGGACAGGGTAATTTTGGCTCAATAGACGGGGATCCACCTGCTGCTTACAGATACACTGAGGCAAGACTTTCAAAGATAGCAATGGAGATGTTAAGGGATATAGATAAAGAGGTAGTAGATTTTGTTCCCAATTTTGATGGAAGATTAAAAGAACCCGTTGTTTTACCATCCCTTTTACCTAACTTAATAGTAAATGGTTCAACAGGAATTGCTGTTGGTATGTCAACAAATATACCACCACATAATTTAACTGAAACTGTTAATGCTCTTTTATATTTAATAGAAAAACCCGATTGCAAAGATGAAGAAATTTTTGAAATAATAAAGGGACCTGATTTTCCAACAGGAGGAATTATACTTGGAAGAAAGGGAATAATTGATTATTTTAAAACAGGAAGAGGAACAATTACTGTTAGAGCAAGATACTACATTGAAGAAAAAGGAAGAAAAAAAATCATTTTCACTGAAATACCCTATCTTGTAAACAAATCCAGTTTACTTGAAAGAATAGCAGAACTTGTGAGGGAAAAAAAGATTGAAGGTATTCAAGATATAAGAGATGAATCTGATAGAGAAGGACTCCGAATTGTTGTAGAACTTAAAAAGGGAGTCTCTGAAAAATTTGTTTTGAATCAGCTATTTAAATATACCCAGCTTCAGGATCGTTTTGGAGTAATAATGCTTGCACTTTCAGATAATGAGCCAAAAGTTTTATCTTTAAGAGAACTTCTCAATTATTATTTAAAACACAGAGAAGAGGTTACAATAAGGAAAACACAATTTTTACTTAAAAAAGCAGAGGAAAGGGCTCATATTATTGAAGGACTTAAGATTGCTCTTAAAGATATAGATAGGGTAATAGAATTAATTAAGAAATCAAAGGACCCAAGGGAGGCAAAGGAAAAATTAATGAAAGAATTTAAATTAACTGAAGTACAGGCACAGGCTATACTGGATATGAAATTACAGACCCTTACAAGGCTTGAAATGTCAAAAATAGAGGAGGAATACGAAAAATTAATTAAGGAAATTGAAAGATTAAAGGGCATTCTGGAAAATAAAAGCTTATTAATGGAGGAAATAAAAAAGGAGTTAATTGAAATAATAGAAAAATATGGAGATAAAAGGAGAACAGATATTGAAGAAGAAGAACCAGAAGAGATTGATATTGAAAAATTAATAAAAAAGGAAAAGATATTAATTTTGCTTTCAAAAAATGGTTATATAAAAAGGGTTCAGGGCTCTTATTTAAAAACTCAAACAAGAGGAACACAGGGACAAAAGGGGCTTTTACTTGACGAGGATGATTTCCCTGAAGATGTCTTTTATGCCTTCTCTCATGATTATGTAATATTTGTTTCAAACAAAGGTAAGGTTTATTCCCTAAAGGCTTATGAAATTCCTGAAAGTGGTTTAAGGGGCAAAGGGAAACCCGTTAATACAATTTTAAATTTATCTGAAAATGAAAAAATTGTTGACATGATTCCTGTTTCAGAATTTAAAAAAGGTTTATATTTATTTCTTGTCACGAAAAAGGGGATAATAAAAAAAGTAGATTTAGAACTTTTCAAAAATGCTGGTAAAAGGGGAATTATTGCTCAGGGCTTAAAAGAAGGAGATGAAACCATTGATGGAATCCTTGTTAGAGATGAAGATGATATCATACTTTTAAAATCAAATGGACTTGCAACACGGATAAAATCAAAAATAATAAGACCTATGGGAAGAACAGGTTATGGTGTGATTGGTATAAACACAAAGGATGCGGAATGTGTCGCAGGAACTCTTATAGGAGATGATTCGCTTCTTGTGGTAACAGAAAAGGGTTATGGAAAGAGGTTCAGTCCAAAAGAGATACAAGCAAAAGGAAGAGGAACAAAGGGGATGATTGTGCAGAAAGTAAATGAAAAAACAGGAAAAGCAATATGGATAAGAAGTTTTTCTCCAAAGGATCATCTTGTTCTTTTAACAAGTTCTTCAAAGCTTTTGAGGCAGAAAGCTGAAGATATACCATTAATTTCAAGGTCCACAAGGGGTGTAAAACTTATAAAGGTTAAAGAAGAAGATAAAATTGTAGGATGCGCAAGAATTCCTTATGAGGAGGAAATAGATGTTTAA
- the purM gene encoding phosphoribosylformylglycinamidine cyclo-ligase: MRYKDAGVDLQKAETVSRIFKILTKQEERFSGIYDFGEFLLAATCDGVGTKTQVARLANNYKILGEDIVNHCVNDLLCQGAKPLFFLDYIASSNLDLKIVREIAKGMLKALKENGNIPLLGGETAEMPDIYNKEEWDIVGFCIGIVKKENLLPKKFKIGDILIGFPSTGLHTNGYSLARKILLKKYNLEKKFKGKTLKELLLKPHKSYFNILYPLIEKNLIKGLAHITGGGIEGNLKRILPERLGFEIDIREIDKPLIFDIIEKEGNVPKDEMLRVFNMGIGMIAVIDNKDFERVRSTLIDKKVKFYILGEIIKDKRTIIF, encoded by the coding sequence ATGAGATATAAAGACGCAGGAGTAGATTTACAAAAGGCAGAAACTGTATCAAGGATATTTAAAATATTAACAAAGCAGGAAGAAAGATTCTCTGGTATTTACGACTTTGGTGAATTTTTACTTGCAGCCACATGTGACGGAGTGGGAACCAAAACTCAGGTGGCAAGATTAGCAAATAATTATAAAATTTTAGGTGAAGATATTGTTAATCATTGTGTAAATGATCTTTTATGCCAAGGGGCAAAACCTCTATTCTTTCTTGATTACATTGCCTCATCAAATCTTGATTTGAAAATAGTAAGAGAAATTGCAAAGGGAATGTTAAAAGCTTTGAAAGAAAACGGTAATATACCCCTCTTAGGCGGTGAAACAGCTGAAATGCCTGACATATATAATAAAGAGGAATGGGATATTGTAGGATTCTGTATAGGGATTGTTAAAAAGGAAAATTTGCTTCCAAAAAAATTTAAAATTGGTGATATTCTTATTGGATTTCCCTCAACAGGACTTCATACAAATGGATACTCTCTTGCAAGAAAAATTTTATTAAAAAAATATAATTTAGAAAAAAAATTCAAGGGTAAAACTCTAAAAGAACTATTACTTAAACCCCATAAAAGTTATTTTAATATCCTATACCCATTAATTGAAAAAAATTTAATAAAGGGACTTGCCCATATTACAGGTGGAGGAATTGAAGGTAATCTAAAAAGAATTTTGCCAGAGAGACTTGGTTTTGAAATAGATATAAGGGAAATTGATAAACCCTTAATTTTTGATATTATTGAAAAAGAAGGAAATGTGCCAAAAGATGAAATGTTAAGGGTATTCAATATGGGAATTGGAATGATAGCTGTAATAGATAACAAAGATTTTGAAAGAGTTAGAAGTACTTTAATTGATAAAAAAGTCAAGTTTTATATCCTTGGAGAAATTATAAAGGACAAAAGAACAATAATTTTTTAG
- a CDS encoding L-threonylcarbamoyladenylate synthase yields MEIKIPQKSFKKAVEILKKGGVIIVPTDTVSGFVTPYWSYEGVNRIYKIKRREKEKVLGLFISDNKDIKKFAKNITETRKRIFHNLWPGQITLLFKAKNNLPDYLFHKEKKTVSLRMPAHPLILKLINVVGPLVQTSCNISGEKEITKYSEIFEKFGKYVDYVYPQDSYGNISSTILDVSKYPFKLIRKGPIGISLIESVLLKKIKISKDIKTNILFVCTGNTCRSPMAMGILYSLLDNELKELVNVKSAGLATYDGLPISENTLKVLQKFYDINLSYYRTKKLKKDDLDWADFIYVMEKKHLREIQKMGYYEKVRLLHPGEEPLDIPDPFGKEFKIYIEVSKIIEESIKKILKEIKYRYS; encoded by the coding sequence TTGGAAATCAAAATACCTCAAAAAAGTTTCAAAAAAGCTGTTGAAATTCTTAAAAAAGGAGGAGTTATAATAGTTCCCACAGATACAGTTTCCGGATTTGTTACTCCTTACTGGTCCTATGAGGGCGTAAATCGAATCTATAAAATAAAAAGAAGAGAAAAGGAAAAAGTGTTAGGGCTTTTTATCTCCGATAACAAAGATATAAAAAAATTTGCAAAAAATATAACAGAAACAAGAAAAAGGATATTCCATAATTTATGGCCAGGGCAAATTACTTTACTCTTTAAAGCCAAAAATAATCTACCTGATTATTTATTTCATAAAGAGAAAAAGACAGTTTCCTTGAGAATGCCGGCTCACCCCCTTATTTTAAAACTTATAAATGTAGTTGGACCTCTTGTTCAGACATCTTGTAACATATCAGGTGAAAAGGAAATTACAAAATATAGTGAAATCTTTGAAAAATTTGGTAAATATGTAGATTATGTATACCCTCAAGATTCTTATGGAAATATCTCATCTACAATTCTTGATGTCTCAAAATATCCATTTAAACTAATAAGAAAAGGACCGATTGGAATAAGTCTGATTGAAAGTGTTCTTTTAAAAAAAATAAAAATCTCTAAGGATATAAAAACAAATATTCTCTTTGTGTGTACAGGAAATACCTGCAGGTCACCTATGGCAATGGGAATTCTTTATTCACTTTTAGATAATGAACTAAAGGAATTAGTAAATGTAAAATCAGCAGGGCTTGCAACTTATGATGGTCTCCCTATATCAGAAAACACATTAAAAGTTCTTCAAAAATTTTATGATATAAATCTATCTTATTACAGAACAAAAAAATTAAAAAAAGATGACCTTGATTGGGCTGACTTCATTTATGTTATGGAAAAAAAACACTTAAGGGAAATCCAAAAAATGGGATATTACGAAAAGGTGAGACTACTTCATCCAGGTGAAGAACCCTTGGATATACCTGATCCCTTTGGTAAAGAATTTAAAATTTATATAGAGGTTTCAAAAATTATAGAAGAAAGTATTAAAAAAATTCTTAAGGAAATTAAATACAGATATTCATGA
- the rpsL gene encoding 30S ribosomal protein S12, translating into MPTINQLVRHKRKPKKRKSKSPALEGCPQKRGVCIRVYTTSPKKPNSALRKVAKVRLSNGREVIAYIPGEGHNLQEHSVVLVRGGRVKDLPGVKYHIVRGVYDCAGVANRASSRSLYGVKRKKKEG; encoded by the coding sequence ATGCCCACAATTAACCAGCTTGTAAGACACAAGAGAAAACCTAAAAAGAGAAAATCTAAAAGCCCTGCTCTTGAGGGATGTCCCCAGAAAAGGGGGGTCTGTATTCGTGTTTATACCACAAGCCCTAAAAAACCTAATTCTGCTTTAAGAAAGGTGGCTAAAGTTAGACTTTCAAATGGAAGAGAGGTAATTGCTTACATACCTGGAGAAGGTCACAACCTGCAGGAGCATTCTGTAGTTCTTGTTAGAGGAGGTAGAGTTAAAGACTTGCCTGGTGTTAAATATCATATAGTAAGAGGAGTTTATGACTGTGCAGGAGTTGCAAACAGAGCAAGTTCAAGAAGTCTTTATGGTGTGAAGAGAAAAAAGAAGGAGGGATAA
- the rpsG gene encoding 30S ribosomal protein S7 encodes MRRRRAPERKIAPDPVYNSPLVASFINNLMWDGKKTKAMKIFYKAMNRIKELTGEEGIKIFEKAIENVKPLLEVRPRRVGGATYQVPVEVRPKRQISLAIKWIIRAARARSERGMIEKLAKELIDAANNEGGAVKTKENTHKMAEANRAFAHFRW; translated from the coding sequence ATGAGAAGAAGAAGAGCACCTGAGAGAAAAATTGCCCCGGATCCAGTTTATAACTCACCCCTTGTTGCAAGTTTTATAAATAATTTAATGTGGGATGGTAAAAAAACTAAAGCAATGAAGATATTTTACAAGGCTATGAATAGAATCAAAGAACTAACAGGCGAGGAGGGAATAAAAATTTTTGAAAAAGCAATTGAAAATGTTAAACCATTGCTGGAGGTCAGGCCAAGAAGAGTAGGTGGAGCGACATACCAAGTTCCTGTTGAAGTAAGACCGAAGAGGCAGATTAGTTTAGCAATAAAATGGATTATAAGAGCCGCAAGAGCAAGGAGTGAAAGGGGTATGATAGAAAAATTGGCAAAAGAATTGATTGATGCAGCGAACAATGAAGGAGGAGCGGTAAAGACAAAAGAAAACACTCACAAAATGGCAGAGGCAAACAGAGCTTTTGCACATTTTAGATGGTAA
- the fusA gene encoding elongation factor G — protein sequence MDLTKLRNIGFAAHIDAGKTTTTERILFYTQRIHRMGEVDEGTATMDYMIQEKERGITIQAAATFCEWKDYLIHIVDTPGHVDFTAEVERSLRILDGLVIIFSAVEGVEPQSETIWRQAEKFNVPRIAFINKMDRQGADHLRVLDQIEKKFNIKPLLLEWPVGIESDFLGVYHFVDYKKILWDKDELGTQFSVLEIDDLPEEAKKFYEDMIIMLSEIDESITEEYYEKGIPEPLKLNKAIRKGVFEKRFLPVLIGSALKNKGIQPLIDAICLYLPSPIDRGEIRGIDPLTRKEILRYPSPEDHFSGVVFKVQIFEDMGKLCYFRIYSGKITQNSKIYNPRTKELTRIQRLYRLHANRRNAIKEALCGEIVGIVGPKDVRTGDTLCSPEHPVLYEEMLFPEPVVSQAIEPISAKDLKKIEERLKWMVEEDPTFSLKIDEESGQIIISGMGELHLEIILDRLRRDYKMEFRALKPQVHYRESILKRAEVIKEVKKSIGGEEQYGKVNLEVSPIMDAMRNEIVVDNSIDFSEELKEIAMNSIKEVLDFGIIAGYPMINVKMTLKKVYNIEKTTPLGLRLAIHEAGKEVIKNAEPILLEPYSYVEITVPQEYLGNVIQDLMQRESTILEKGMLQNSDWIKVVAEMPLKNTFGYVTTLRSHTKGRAGFWMKVKAFRPLKLEKKEILY from the coding sequence ATGGATTTAACAAAACTAAGAAATATTGGTTTTGCTGCCCATATAGATGCAGGAAAAACAACAACCACTGAACGTATTCTTTTTTATACTCAAAGGATACACAGAATGGGAGAAGTGGATGAAGGGACAGCCACCATGGATTATATGATACAGGAAAAAGAAAGGGGTATCACAATACAAGCAGCAGCTACCTTTTGTGAATGGAAAGATTATTTGATACATATAGTTGATACTCCAGGTCATGTGGATTTCACAGCAGAAGTAGAGAGGTCTTTGAGAATTCTTGATGGTCTTGTTATAATTTTTTCCGCTGTAGAAGGTGTTGAGCCACAGTCAGAAACAATATGGAGACAGGCGGAAAAGTTTAATGTTCCAAGGATTGCCTTTATAAATAAGATGGATAGACAGGGTGCTGATCATTTAAGAGTTTTGGATCAGATAGAGAAAAAATTCAATATAAAACCTCTTTTACTTGAGTGGCCAGTTGGAATTGAATCTGATTTTTTAGGTGTGTATCATTTTGTTGATTATAAAAAAATTTTATGGGATAAAGATGAATTAGGGACTCAATTTTCAGTTTTAGAAATAGATGATTTGCCTGAGGAAGCAAAAAAATTTTATGAAGATATGATAATTATGCTTTCAGAAATTGATGAAAGTATTACGGAAGAGTATTATGAAAAAGGAATTCCAGAACCTCTTAAACTTAATAAAGCTATAAGAAAAGGTGTTTTTGAAAAAAGATTTTTACCAGTTTTAATAGGTTCTGCTTTAAAAAACAAAGGTATTCAGCCTCTAATAGATGCAATATGTTTATATTTGCCTTCCCCTATTGATAGAGGAGAAATTAGAGGAATTGACCCATTAACCCGAAAGGAAATTTTGAGGTACCCTTCGCCTGAGGATCATTTCAGTGGAGTTGTATTTAAGGTTCAAATTTTTGAGGATATGGGGAAACTATGCTATTTTAGAATTTATTCTGGAAAAATTACCCAAAATTCAAAAATTTATAATCCAAGAACAAAAGAGCTTACAAGAATTCAAAGATTATACAGACTTCATGCTAATAGAAGAAATGCAATAAAAGAAGCTCTCTGTGGAGAAATAGTTGGAATAGTTGGGCCAAAGGATGTGAGAACAGGAGATACACTGTGCTCCCCTGAACATCCAGTGTTATACGAAGAGATGCTTTTCCCTGAACCTGTTGTTTCGCAAGCAATAGAACCTATTTCAGCGAAGGATTTAAAAAAGATTGAGGAAAGATTAAAATGGATGGTGGAGGAAGATCCAACATTTAGTTTGAAAATAGATGAAGAGTCGGGTCAGATAATAATATCCGGGATGGGTGAGTTACATCTTGAGATTATACTTGATAGATTGAGAAGGGACTATAAAATGGAATTCAGGGCATTGAAACCTCAAGTTCATTATAGAGAGAGTATACTAAAAAGGGCTGAAGTTATAAAGGAGGTGAAGAAAAGTATAGGAGGTGAAGAACAATATGGAAAAGTTAATCTTGAGGTTTCACCTATAATGGATGCTATGAGGAATGAAATAGTTGTAGATAATAGTATAGATTTTTCTGAGGAATTAAAAGAAATTGCAATGAATTCAATAAAAGAAGTTCTTGATTTTGGGATTATAGCTGGTTATCCGATGATAAATGTGAAAATGACTTTAAAAAAGGTTTATAATATTGAAAAAACAACTCCCCTTGGTTTAAGATTAGCTATACATGAAGCGGGTAAGGAAGTAATTAAAAATGCTGAGCCTATTTTACTTGAGCCTTATTCTTACGTAGAAATTACAGTCCCTCAGGAATATTTAGGAAATGTTATTCAGGATTTAATGCAGAGGGAATCTACTATACTGGAAAAGGGAATGCTCCAGAATTCAGACTGGATAAAAGTTGTGGCTGAAATGCCATTAAAGAATACTTTTGGATATGTTACAACACTTAGATCACATACCAAGGGTAGAGCAGGCTTCTGGATGAAAGTGAAGGCATTTAGACCTTTAAAACTTGAAAAAAAGGAAATTTTATATTAA